The Manis javanica isolate MJ-LG chromosome 4, MJ_LKY, whole genome shotgun sequence genome contains a region encoding:
- the NFE2L1 gene encoding endoplasmic reticulum membrane sensor NFE2L1 isoform X5, which produces MTRLDRSSLSGGGHAKGSRPLNSLLAGHRVAQPPSAPGSRASLQDIDLIDILWRQDIDLGAGREIFDYSHRQKEQDVDKEVRGGAEQDDTWPGEGAEALVRNLLVDGETGESFPAQVPGGEDQTALSLEECLRLLEATCPFGENAEFPADISSISEAVPSESEPPGLQNNLLSPLLTGTESPFDLEQQWQDLMSIMEMQAMEVNTSTNEILYSAPPGDPLSTNYSLAPNTPINQNVSLHQASLGGCSQDFSLFSPEVESLPVAGTSTLLPLAPSNSTSLNSTFGSTNLAGLFFPPQLNGTANDTAGPELPDPLGGLLDEAMLDEISLMDLAIEEGFNPVQASQLEEEFDSDSGLSLDSSHSPSSMSSSEGSSSSSSSSSSSSSASSSSSSSFSEEGAVGYSSDSETLDLEEVEGAVGYQPEYSKFCRMSYQDPSQLSCLPYLEHVGHNHTYNMAPSALDSADLPPPSALKKGSKEKQADFLDKQMSRDEHRARAMKIPFTNDKIINLPVEEFNELLSKYQLSEAQLSLIRDIRRRGKNKMAAQNCRKRKLDTILNLERDVEDLQRDKARLLREKVEFLRSLRQMKQKVQSLYQEVFGRLRDENGRPYSPSQYALQYAGDGSVLLIPRTLANQQARRQERKPKDRRK; this is translated from the exons ATGACCCGCCTGGACCGCAGCTCTCTCAGTGGTGGGGGCCATGCCAAAGGCAGCCGGCCCCTTAACTCTTTGCTGGCTGGTCACCGGGTGGCCCAGCCGCCCTCTGCTCCTGGGTCCAGGGCTTCTCTTCAG GACATAGATCTGATTGACATCCTTTGGCGACAGGATATTGACCTGGGGGCTGGGCGTGAGATTTTTGACTATAGTCACCGCCAGAAGGAGCAGGATGTGGATAAGGAAGTACGAGGTGGAGCTGAGCAGGACGACACCTGGCCAGGCGAAGGGGCAGAAGCTCTGGTGCGCAACCTGCTAGTGGATGGAGAAACTGGGGAGAGCTTCCCTGCACAG GTGCCTGGTGGGGAGGACCAGACGGCCCTGTCCCTGGAAGAGTGCCTTAGGCTGCTGGAGGCCACCTGCCCCTTTGGGGAGAATGCTGAG TTTCCAGCAGACATTTCCAGCATATCAGAAGCAGTGCCTAGTGAGAGTGAGCCCCCAGGTCTTCAGAATAACCTCTTGTCTCCTCTCCTGACGGGGACAGAGTCGCCATTTGATTTGGAACAGCAGTGGCAAGATCTCATGTCCATCATGGAAATGCAG GCCATGGAAGTGAACACTTCAACAAATGAGATCCTGTACAGTGCCCCTCCTGGAGACCCACTGAGTACCAACTACAGCCTTGCTCCCAACACTCCCATCAATCAGAATGTCAGCCTGCATCAGGCGTCCCTGGGGGGCTGCAGCCAGGACTTCTCACTCTTCAGCCCCGAGGTGGAAAGCCTGCCTGTGGCTGGCACCTCCACGCTGCTCCCACTGGCCCCCAGCAATTCCACCAGCCTCAACTCCACCTTTGGCTCCACCAACCTGGCAGGGCTCTTCTTTCCACCCCAGCTCAACGGCACAGCCAATGACACAGCAGGCCCCGAGCTGCCTGACCCACTGGGTGGTCTGTTAGATGAAGCCATGCTGGACGAGATCAGCCTGATGGACCTGGCCATTGAGGAAGGCTTTAACCCTGTGCAGGCCTCCCAGCTCGAAGAGGAATTTGACTCCGACTCAGGCCTCTCCTTGGACTCCAGCCATAGCCCTTCCTCCATGAGCAGCTCTGAAGGcagctcttcttcctcctcctcttcctcctcctcttcctccgcttcttcctcatcctcttcctccttttccgAGGAGGGTGCTGTTGGCTACAGCTCTGACTCTGAGACTCTGGACCTGGAAGAGGTTGAGGGCGCTGTGGGCTACCAGCCTGAGTATTCCAAGTTCTGCCGCATGAGCTACCAGGATCCGTCTCAGCTCTCCTGCCTGCCCTACTTGGAGCACGTGGGCCACAACCACACGTACAACATGGCGCCCAGTGCCCTCGACTCTGCCGACCTGCCACCACCCAGCGCCCTCAAGAAAGGCAGCAAGGAGAAGCAGGCCGACTTCTTAGACAAGCAGATGAGCCGGGATGAGCATCGAGCCCGAGCAATGAAGATCCCCTTCACCAATGACAAAATCATCAACTTGCCTGTCGAGGAGTTCAATGAGCTGCTATCGAAATACCAACTGAGTGAAGCCCAGCTGAGCCTCATCCGCGACATCCGGCGCCGGGGCAAGAACAAGATGGCGGCACAGAACTGCCGCAAGCGCAAGCTGGATACCATCCTGAACCTGGAGCGGGATGTGGAGGACCTGCAGCGTGATAAAGCTCGGCTGCTGCGTGAGAAGGTGGAGTTCCTCCGGTCCCTGCGGCAGATGAAGCAGAAGGTCCAGAGCCTGTACCAGGAGGTGTTTGGGCGGCTGCGGGATGAGAATGGGCGACCCTACTCACCCAGTCAGTATGCGCTCCAATATGCAGGGGACGGCAGCGTCCTCCTCATTCCCCGCACCTTGGCCAACCAGCAGGCCCGGCGACAGGAGAGGAAGCCAAAGGACCGGAGAAAGTga